In the Hordeum vulgare subsp. vulgare chromosome 7H, MorexV3_pseudomolecules_assembly, whole genome shotgun sequence genome, one interval contains:
- the LOC123410620 gene encoding uncharacterized protein LOC123410620 isoform X2 has translation MNEISDSGQALLERAAPIGPSRIDKVSTGKRLKAALLLLPLLPSPPHRLPPMAQLIPLSSAAPSFRLAAKPGNGVPRLSVTSTRSAARVSRRSVRLKSLSIRCEQGSKSGPGLDVWLSRGAMIGFIGAVGVELTTGKGVLQNVGLMAPLPALALGLTGVVGVVTAFIIFQSGSSD, from the exons atgaatgaaatatctgATTCAGGCCAGGCACTGCTTGAACGTGCGGCTCCCATCGGTCCATCTCGTATCGATAAGGTGTCTACAGGGAAGCGGCTAAAAgctgctctcctcctcctccccctcctcccttctCCACCTCACCGACTACCACCCATGGCTCAGCTCATCCCTCTCTCCTCCGCTGCACCCAGCTTCCGTCTCGCCGCGAAGCCAG GCAATGGCGTCCCCCGCTTGTCCGTGACGTCCACCCGCTCCGCTGCTCGTG TGAGCAGGAGGAGCGTGAGGCTCAAGTCCCTGAGCATCAGGTGCGAGCAGGGATCGAAGAGCGGCCCGGGGCTGGACGTGTGGCTCAGCCGCGGCGCCATGATCGGCTTCATCGGGGCGGTCGGGGTTGAGCTCACCACCGGCAAAGGCGTGCTTCAG AACGTAGGGCTGATGGCGCCGCTGCCGGCGTTGGCGCTGGGGCTCACCGGAGTGGTTGGGGTCGTCACAGCGTTTATCATCTTCCAGTCTGGATCGTCGGACTGA
- the LOC123409293 gene encoding uncharacterized protein LOC123409293, protein MTGFYVYPQASCLSRECSPEVSVVAPSTSVPPPAPIDLNATTVVGGSSSGGARKRAREMPADVLSGARNLFDGMPAAGDEDYMQNLIFEGGAPADGYDPNETQSQDGRGAFTPFTFDPDQAAFMRDQVGMDLDGFPLDHEFSDDYGQEEEDECDIEGEPLFEDELANQAAWAKQPKRKSKWTKAYTAAKDKLLCECWRDIGQDHKTGADQIH, encoded by the coding sequence ATGACCGGCTTCTACGTCTACCCGCAGGCCTCCTGCCTCTCCAGGGAGTGCTCGCCAGAGGTGAGCGTGGTGGCGCCTTCCACGTCCGTGCCCCCGCCCGCGCCCATCGACCTCAACGCCACAACGGTGGTCGGTGGCTCGTCATCCGGAGGCGCGAGGAAACGCGCGCGGGAGATGCCAGCCGATGTGCTGTCGGGCGCACGCAACCTGTTCGACGGAATGCCggccgccggcgacgaggacTACATGCAGAACTTGATCTTTGAGGGTGGTGCGCCGGCCGATGGCTACGATCCCAACGAGACACAAAGTCAGGACGGCCGAGGGGCGTTCACGCCGTTCACCTTTGATCCAGATCAGGCAGCCTTCATGCGTGATCAGGTCGGCATGGACCTGGACGGCTTCCCACTCGACCATGAGTTTTCGGACGACTACGggcaagaggaagaggatgagtgcGACATTGAAGGGGAGCCTTTGTTCGAGGACGAGCTCGCCAACCAAGCCGCCTGGGCGAAGCAGCCGAAGCGCAAGAGCAAGTGGACCAAGGCATACACGGCGGCcaaggacaagcttctttgcGAGTGTTGGAGAGACATTGGGCAAGACCACAAGACGGGCGCCGATCAAATTCATTGA